CATGCGAAAACTATTGATCCACATAATTTCACTCACAACATTCATCACGTTAAATGCTGAAGTTAAGGAACTTAACAACCTAACCAGCGTAGAGTATTGGACTAGCCACGAAGGACAAAGCGCTCAGGCAACAATCACTCAGTGGCCCGATCGTGTGGCCGTCACCTTCGAGGGGGAAAAAGACGAAAGTTTTCGAATTCTGCTAACTAAACCTCTAGATTTACCCGAATGGGCCACCGATTGGACCTTCATAATGGGCAATGATGGCGGCGTTGGACGCATCAATGTCTGGGCGCTCATTACAGACGCGACGGGGCAAGAGTTTCGCTATCGCCTGATTGATCCGACTCCCGAAATGAGCGCAGGCTACCCGGTCTTCAAACAAGGTTTCCGCAAAGTCCCCATCCGCTTACACACATTCGGCTTGAAACGCCCCCAAATTGGCAACAGCGAATCTGCCACCATCCGTGCATCCAATGGACATAAACTCCCCGTCGCCCCGCTACAGCTGAAAGGCCTGGAATTAGTCGCAGGCAGCCAAGAGTCCAAAGGCACACTTTCATTCGGTGAATTTAAACTCAGTGGTGTCATTGCCAAAGAGTCATCGCTCTACTACGCATTAGAAGGCACGGAGCACTTCGGCGAAGTCGACCCGATCCCCTACATCACATTAGCAGACTTCGGACATTTCTTTGGCGAGATCTATGACGTCGAGTGGGAAATGCGTGATCAATACGACGGCCAAGCCATCCTCAGCGGCCACAAGACTTTCCGCCTCACCGAGGACGACCCCACCAGCCCCTACGCGGTGCAATTGGAGCAACGCATCGAATTCCCCGTAAAGAAAAAAGGCACTTACTGGATCCGCTCCAAGCTGCGCTGGGCTAAATCTGCAAAGAAATTTCCAGATGAAATCATTGAGAAAGACTTTCGTCTGGATGTGATTCATAGCCAGTATGACAGCAATCCTAGCTTCGAAGTCGCAATGAATCGCCCGATCCGCCTTGCTCCGGAGCGCAGCAATTTCACTTATGAAGCCAACGAAGCCTTACAGCTTCCTGTCGTATTCCACCCGGCAAATGACTCCATGAGCCAAGCGGATAGCTATCGCGTCACCATTCAAGCCTTTGCTGGCACTGGCCCGATCACTGTATTCTCAGGCCCACTAAATACTAGCGATGCGACCACGGTTCTAGCCGACCTCGCCGAAAAAACGGAAGGGGCCTGGACCCTCAAAGCGGATCTCTTACAAGACGGACGCGTGGTCGATTCGAAAACTCAATTGTTTGGCCTCAAAGCGGGCAACCAGCACTTGGTCAAAGTTCCACAAACAGATGCACTGTCGCAGTCCACAGACCCCAGCGATGGCGAGTCTCTGATTATGCTCTATGCGCAACTCCCCGACAACATGCGCGAAAAAGCCACGGACCGGTGGGAAGCGATCGAACCTTATTTAAACCGTGTCCCTGAAGTGACCGACTTACTGGAAGTGCCAATCCGCTGGCGTCACTTGGAACCCCTTCCCGGCATTATCAACTGGACCTGGATCGACACCCTGATGGATGCGGCAGCCAAGCGCAGAATTAAGATCGTGTTAGCCCCCTCATTCGTCAGTAACGAGCCCGACTGGATACCACCGGCCTTCAAACAAAATGAAGAAGGTGCCGTCTTTGGGCACCGGCGCTACTTATATAAAGGGATGCGTTCAAACCTTTGGAATGCCGATGTGTTAAGAGCCAACGTAATGCGAGTGGTCTCTGCAATGGCGAAACGCTACGCGAATCATCCTGCGATGGGGGGGTATTTAGTGCTCACCGAACACCCCGGCGATCATCCTTACACCAACTGGATCGAAGGCTACGCTCCGGAAACTTTACAAGACTACCACCGCTACCTCCAAGCAAACTGGTCAGATCTCGACACGATCAACCAGCGCTGGAACACTCACTATGATTCATGGAAAGCCATCGGCGTGCCCACGAAAGAAGCCTCGCCCCGCCAGCATCTCGACTGGCTGACTTTTCGCTATGATAGTATTTCCGACTTACTCATGAATCAAGTCCGAGCCATTCGCCAAGCGGACCCCAAACACCTGCTTGAAGTTTACGGCGATGGACTCACACCCAAACAATATCAAGAACTCAAAAAGCATCGCGTCATTCGCGCCAACGGCGGCGCCCACACGCCGGAACTGAGCGGACTCACTAAGGCGGCCCTCGCCGTATATGACATGCAGGAACGAGCCGAAGAACATAGCGTCGGGCATTGGACTGCTTATGGCCCCTACCAATTGGATGCCACTGTTTTTAATATGCTCTTAGGCGGTGGTCAAAACGCACACATGAAAATGTTTACCCGCACCAATGTACCCTTTGAGGAACTACAAGGACCAAAATTCTCAATGGGTCGCTTTAAACAGTTTATACCGATTCTGAAAGAATTACGACAAGTCGGCAAACCGCCCATCGAAGCCTACGTTCTCAACAATATTAAAGCACGCTTGGAAAAAGCTCAAAGCACGACCTTTATCAGCTTCGCAACATCATCGGTAACACGAAGCATGCTGGAATCACACCTCATTGCACCTCTGGTCGAGCTCTCGACCGCAACTCAGGGGAAACTCATCTTTGCACTGTCAGACTTCGGCGACTCATATGAAGCGCCAGTCATTGATACACTCGTTCAATATGTAGAGAACGGTGGCACATTAGTCATGACAGCTGATGCCGGACGTCGCAGTGCCGACCTCCCCGACGAGGAATGGATCCTACTGCAACGCTTCGGATGGGAGGCTCCAAAAAAGAATGGACGATACGGCCGCAAAGAACGCGTCACAACGCTAGAAAATGACATTTTCAAAACAGCGGGACAGTCTTTTGAACTCAGCGGACAACGTTGGCTCACGCATGCAACAGACGCGGATATCGCCCGCTATCAAGACGGCAGTCCAGCACTCTCCCAGAAAACGTTTGGACAAGGTCGTGTCATTGTCCTCTGGTCCAATGGCTTAGTGCCTCCAGCCGATACAAAAAATGGCGTTAATTTTATTGGACAAATTGCAGACTCAATTGGAGTTCCCCGCCCTAGCTCAGCCAGCCACCCACGCATCTTTACTAATTTGCTCAAGCACAATACGGGGCCTTCCTATTACGGACTGGCTTACCATAGTGGTAGCCACATGCCCTGGGGCCAAGAAGGCCCCGCTCTAGACGCCCAAACCAAATGGACAGTACCAACTGGCAATTACCAAATTTCCGAACTCATTTCAGATCGCGACCTCGGCATTTTTTCCGCCAGTGAGCTAGAACACCATGGGATTCCATGTGAACTCGTTCGCCATGCTGTCGCCATCTATCGCATGACCCCTCAACCTTAATTTTCAATATCTCTATGTATTCCCTCAAATCCCACACCTCACTCAGACTAAGCCTTGGCGTCCTCTCCTGTCTGGCCCACAGCTTAACCGCAGCTCCAACTGCCCCAGCATCAGCAATCATAGTCCCCAACAGCAACTCGACTGCCGCCTGGACGATTCAGGCCGACCAGCAGGATACAATTAGCATGGAGGAAAAAGATGGAGTGCTGCAAATCGACTACTCCGTCGCGATCGAAGAGCCTTCGGTTGTCTATGAAAAAACTCGTTACAAAAAGTCATTCTACCTGAATCTGAAAAATCCAGTCCCGGCGGTCGAACGCAAGGGGCGCGTCGTTTTTGAAGCTCGCGGACAAGACGGTAGCACTCAGGACCGTCGCGGCACCGTCTTCATCCACCCCGTATTAGAAGACGCACATGGTGAACGTTTCTCATACGAACCCTATCGTGTAGGACTACTTGAGCGTGGCGAGAAAGATGACTGGGCCCAATGGACCACGCGCCCATTCTTAGCAGGTGAAGCCGGAGGCGCTGTCAGCGCGGTCTACACAGCGTCAGGTGGCGATAAAAATCGATGGCCCGATGGTGAACTCCAGCTGGTTGGCTTCGAGATCCAGCTCCAGAACAACAGCAGTGCCAACCAGCCTGGCACCAAAAATGGCACCATATATCTGGGGCGCATTCAGTTAGAAACCGAACAGGTCACCGAGTCCGCCCCTTGGACATATCTAGACACCCTACTCGACCAATCTGGAGACTTCGAGTTGGCATGGGAAGTCAGCCCGGCGTTCCAAGCACTCCCAGTCAGCGAACAAAGCATCCATGTGAATTTTGATGCCGAAGATGAAGCGAGTCGAAAACAAGTCATCCGCATGCCAGAAGCTGGCAAATGGTCCAACAGCTGGATTCGTTATCAAATACGCCAATCCAAGAGCCATAACTTAGTCCACTCGGGCGCATTTCGTTGGGAAGTCAATCAACCAGTCGATGCCAATCCCCCGATAACTCCCGCAGATCCGACTCAAGCACCCGTCATTGGCTACACTCGAATCAATCCAGACAAGAACGGCTCTGGTGTTTATACATCCGATGAAGCCTTTCAGGCTCACTTCCGTATTTTCTCTGATACAAACACAGCCACCCAATTGCAGTGGACTCTGAACACCTATGCTTACAAGGAAATCATCGAAAAAGGTGACGTTTCCTTAAAGGCAGAGTCCAATGACTATCAAGACATTTGGGTCGACCTTCCCCGACCGGCAGGACACAACGCCTTCCGTCTCGAATACGCCCTCCTCAATGCCGCAGGCAATATTGTAGACAGTGGCAGCCATGTTCTCGGCATCCAACTGCCCAAGGACGATAAACTCATTCGTGCTGGTGTCATCCCACATCGAGATAAAATCAAACAGCGTCCCTACAACCGAATCACTTTCCATGATGGTCATTCCAAAAAAGGAACCGCGGATATATTGGAACGCTTTCGCCACACACTGGAAGAGGCCGGCACATTGACTCGACACATTACATTCATGATCGACCTGGCCGAGTTTCAGATTCTACCGGGTGTCTATGATTTCAATCTACCCGACCAAATCTTAAATACCGCCGCCGACTACGGTTATGGCGTCACCATACGTCTAGCACATGCAGAGAGTAAGACCCCCTACCTCTGGCTTCCTTATACACGAGTGCGTGATTTCGATGGCAGTGTCATTGAAGGACACTACGTCTACCATGCCTTCTCGATGGCTGATGGCAGCTACAAGCAAAACTGGATCGACTCCTTCCGAGCCCTCTATGACCGCTACCAAGACCATTCTGGATTTGAAGGCTACTACCTAATGAAACCCAATGGCGAATGGGTGCTACCGGAAGAAATCTGGTATGGAAAAGTCGCCGACTACTCTTGGCGCGCGGAACGAGCCTTTAAAGATTATCTGCGCAAGACACTGGCTCTCTCGCTCGAAGATTTAAATCAACGCTGGGACACGGACTATGACAGCTGGGAAGCGGTGCAACAACCCAAACCAATGTGGGAATTAGGCAGCACACCAGACCTGCGTGCCGCATGGAAAGACTTCTCTGAATTCAAACAAGATCTCCAAGAACAATGGTGCATTGAACTCGGCCTCGGCATCCGCGAATTCGACCAGAATCGCATCATCATCTCTTACGGTGCTCCCTCCAGTTTAATCGCCAAAGACGGCAGCAAACCAATCGATTATGGGCATAACGGCGGCAACAATTACCTTAAAAATGAAGGTAAATTTATCAAGGCTTGGGATCA
The nucleotide sequence above comes from Coraliomargarita algicola. Encoded proteins:
- a CDS encoding alpha-amylase family protein, with protein sequence MYSLKSHTSLRLSLGVLSCLAHSLTAAPTAPASAIIVPNSNSTAAWTIQADQQDTISMEEKDGVLQIDYSVAIEEPSVVYEKTRYKKSFYLNLKNPVPAVERKGRVVFEARGQDGSTQDRRGTVFIHPVLEDAHGERFSYEPYRVGLLERGEKDDWAQWTTRPFLAGEAGGAVSAVYTASGGDKNRWPDGELQLVGFEIQLQNNSSANQPGTKNGTIYLGRIQLETEQVTESAPWTYLDTLLDQSGDFELAWEVSPAFQALPVSEQSIHVNFDAEDEASRKQVIRMPEAGKWSNSWIRYQIRQSKSHNLVHSGAFRWEVNQPVDANPPITPADPTQAPVIGYTRINPDKNGSGVYTSDEAFQAHFRIFSDTNTATQLQWTLNTYAYKEIIEKGDVSLKAESNDYQDIWVDLPRPAGHNAFRLEYALLNAAGNIVDSGSHVLGIQLPKDDKLIRAGVIPHRDKIKQRPYNRITFHDGHSKKGTADILERFRHTLEEAGTLTRHITFMIDLAEFQILPGVYDFNLPDQILNTAADYGYGVTIRLAHAESKTPYLWLPYTRVRDFDGSVIEGHYVYHAFSMADGSYKQNWIDSFRALYDRYQDHSGFEGYYLMKPNGEWVLPEEIWYGKVADYSWRAERAFKDYLRKTLALSLEDLNQRWDTDYDSWEAVQQPKPMWELGSTPDLRAAWKDFSEFKQDLQEQWCIELGLGIREFDQNRIIISYGAPSSLIAKDGSKPIDYGHNGGNNYLKNEGKFIKAWDQGKGTGWVTEPHHPHRWAAYGDPGDMGWILDWSVFVMSAQAGGGGANLHVYYHPNPSYDLAAHFGGEYAYDRMLHYKHILAELHGLKIVEPIKQVATFYDPFTIMTKHRTTFHGREADMTRWFELLTQDSVPSESFREDKVDNYKVILSNPLDQVLSDQSVDTLTAAVRNGATLITGATTGRYSASGEGKDYPLLRSLGIPLPAGDYTIRGESIRADVLPAFQEALGRENIAFYTQDDMRRELESDEIAAHFTQWPYRWIPESDYFGYFAHNDIKAGEILAHFPDGGVALSKHQVGKGNVLVFWGTPDTTPKRNDNLLGKLSSWLGVTNPQADNPIPYMLEGEHLEMDRNYALLYQPEPGTYQQNLPNLPDGKWFVDELNSGDRLGYFDGATLRQSGIELDFEPKESPLKILRFIPAEKMGSSNWLKRYPDYTK
- a CDS encoding beta-galactosidase; translated protein: MRKLLIHIISLTTFITLNAEVKELNNLTSVEYWTSHEGQSAQATITQWPDRVAVTFEGEKDESFRILLTKPLDLPEWATDWTFIMGNDGGVGRINVWALITDATGQEFRYRLIDPTPEMSAGYPVFKQGFRKVPIRLHTFGLKRPQIGNSESATIRASNGHKLPVAPLQLKGLELVAGSQESKGTLSFGEFKLSGVIAKESSLYYALEGTEHFGEVDPIPYITLADFGHFFGEIYDVEWEMRDQYDGQAILSGHKTFRLTEDDPTSPYAVQLEQRIEFPVKKKGTYWIRSKLRWAKSAKKFPDEIIEKDFRLDVIHSQYDSNPSFEVAMNRPIRLAPERSNFTYEANEALQLPVVFHPANDSMSQADSYRVTIQAFAGTGPITVFSGPLNTSDATTVLADLAEKTEGAWTLKADLLQDGRVVDSKTQLFGLKAGNQHLVKVPQTDALSQSTDPSDGESLIMLYAQLPDNMREKATDRWEAIEPYLNRVPEVTDLLEVPIRWRHLEPLPGIINWTWIDTLMDAAAKRRIKIVLAPSFVSNEPDWIPPAFKQNEEGAVFGHRRYLYKGMRSNLWNADVLRANVMRVVSAMAKRYANHPAMGGYLVLTEHPGDHPYTNWIEGYAPETLQDYHRYLQANWSDLDTINQRWNTHYDSWKAIGVPTKEASPRQHLDWLTFRYDSISDLLMNQVRAIRQADPKHLLEVYGDGLTPKQYQELKKHRVIRANGGAHTPELSGLTKAALAVYDMQERAEEHSVGHWTAYGPYQLDATVFNMLLGGGQNAHMKMFTRTNVPFEELQGPKFSMGRFKQFIPILKELRQVGKPPIEAYVLNNIKARLEKAQSTTFISFATSSVTRSMLESHLIAPLVELSTATQGKLIFALSDFGDSYEAPVIDTLVQYVENGGTLVMTADAGRRSADLPDEEWILLQRFGWEAPKKNGRYGRKERVTTLENDIFKTAGQSFELSGQRWLTHATDADIARYQDGSPALSQKTFGQGRVIVLWSNGLVPPADTKNGVNFIGQIADSIGVPRPSSASHPRIFTNLLKHNTGPSYYGLAYHSGSHMPWGQEGPALDAQTKWTVPTGNYQISELISDRDLGIFSASELEHHGIPCELVRHAVAIYRMTPQP